From the Helianthus annuus cultivar XRQ/B chromosome 17, HanXRQr2.0-SUNRISE, whole genome shotgun sequence genome, the window tttttttttttgggggggggggggggggtttggttagtgtaattttgataattaccctacaattttgataattaccctacacgaccaaaattactctacatgaacatttacaaaattactctacagaagctcaaaattactctagtagagtaattttgaagttgctgataattaccaaaatgacaccgcCACTTTTTTGACTTTTCTTTCACTTCGTACGTTtcgtatgtttattttatttttacctGAACTTAACTCCTGACTATAAACATACATATTCAAGAAATTTCAGGCAATTTAGGGAAGAAAGTATACCAAATTATCAACAGGGTCAACACGTGGCGACCAATAGGTTGACCCGCCAGCTACATATGTTGGAATCTTTGCTTTTCTTGTTGCATCAACAGCTTTTTCTAGGTCAATCTGAGACAACGGTCTTGGTTCCTGAAAAAAGAAACTGAAATCAGATAATGAAATGAATTACagttaaaaactttttttttaaagtacGTTTTAATCACTTGCAGGCAAGCATTATGTACTCACTAAAGTTTGTTTTCCATCTTTCTCGTCTTGTAAGAACTCCTTTAACGGAAAATAGGCAGCTTGCTTGCAAAGCTCGACAATATCAGAACCGGTGAAACCTCCGCATAAACTAGATATATAATCAAAATCAATATTTTCATCAATTCTTTCTCCTTTTAATGTCACTTTCAATATCTTTGTTCTATCACTCTTTCCAGGTTTTCCGATTTCGAAAGCCATAGGAAGTCGTCTAAGTATTGCCTCATCAAGATCCGACGGCCGATTAGTTGCTGCAAGCACCATCACCCGAGCATTCTctatacaaaataaataaatacataaccATACGTCCATACCGTACATTTCACATAGTTCTTATGACCTAAATAGTTAATACGAGAACACTCACGGTCGGTAGTGAATCCATCCCACAATGTCATGAATTCGGTTTTCATATTGGTTAAAACTTCATTATCTGACGAACGACGCTGCCCAAGGAAACTATCAACCTCGTCAATGAAAATAATCGCCGGCTGAAGTTTATAAGCCAGACTAAAAACAGCTGAAACTGAAAGGCAATCATGAGTTAATACAcaaaatttcataaaaaaaaaaaaaaaaaaaaaaaaaaaaaaaaaaaaccttttttgcGTATTAACACGAGGATAAAGTGATAATTCTCCCTATAAGCTTACCAAGTTTCTGAGCATCACCAAACCACTTGCTCATCAAATTAGAAACCCTAACATTAATAAAAACCGCTCCAGACTCCTTCGCGATAGCTTTAGCCAGCATCGTCTTCCCGGTTCCAGGTGGTCCGAACAACAAAACGCCTTTTTGCGGACTAAGAAGCCTCCCATTAGCGAACAACTCAGGCCTACGTAAAGGAAGTATTGCCAATTCATACAATGACTGTTTCGTACTCTCCAATCCTCCGATTGATTCAAACTCCACATCTATGTGGTCTGGATTCACAACATCACAAGCTATCATATCCTGTATTATTCAATGATATCTCAAACTTCAAATTCAACTAATTATCTAACAATTTCACttgggctgcaaacgaaccgaacgatcaacgaacagttcatgaatcgctcggtgggaagttcgttcgttaataaatgaacgaacatgaacagaggacgtgttcgttcatttatgttcgtgaaccttagttttaaaaagcgcgcctgAGGCACGCTTAAGCGTGAGGCGCAACAAGGCGCACACCCGGGGGCTTTTTCGCTCAGCGCCTAGAGTAATTACATGAAGTGCCAAAAACAATTCTGGGCTTTTTTGGCCTGAGGCGTGTGCCTCTCGTACCCGAGGCGTTTTTATGCATCTAACCGTTGTACTTTGGGTTTTTTGGCTTGTACATGCAGCTAAAATCATACAAAAACCTtacttatagctatattttgggtagggaaagctaaaaacctatgggatatataaaaaatatatataattagctTGCGCCTCGGGTATGAAAAAAGCCCGCCGCTTTTGCGCTTCGCGCCTCCGTTTAAGACCTCGTCGCTCTTGtgcgcctctcgctttttaaaccaagtcgtgaacattcggtaacgtgttcgcttatgtttgtttgcttgtgttcgatagttcattaggattttttattttaaattttattgaaatacttcaaaatttctactaataatatatttaatatatgttCGTTTGTGATATACTCATACCATTTAATATATGATATTTTGTGTGTGTTTCTATTTGCCggtttatgttcatttgtgttcatgatcGCTTGTTTGTTTGTGTTAGTTACCTAAAATTACCGAAGAAACACGAACAtgtttatttccttaacgaacgaacacattTATTTGCTTAACGATTCGTCCAGTTCGTTTGCAACCCTAAATTTCACACAATTTCATCCAATTTCATACATCTAGAAACAGGTAAAATTAAACAGAACATATATGAATGTAGAAACTAATCAATTATCAATCAACTTGCCTCGTACGGAGTGGTGTGGATTAAGGGGCGACCTAATCGTTTGAAAAGCTGTTTGCGATGTTCAATGGTTCGTTTGTTTTCTTCGCGATTGTTCTCGATATGACGGACGCCTGCAAGGAGTAGCCAGCAACTAACGGCAGCGCTAGCGGCGTACCATATTAGGTTCTGTATCAGCTTCATCTTGGGGTCTGTTGAGTTCGCCATTGCTAGGGTTTCTGAAATTAGGAAGATGAGTTGCCCCCTGCAAACGTAACTGATTTGGAAAGGTGTGATGTTTGGTTAAAACTGGTTTTAGTgcatgtttggcttagcttattttCAACTTATTgaaaaggacttttgggaaaaAAAAGTCAGGATTTTCTGACTTTTGGAAACTTCAAAGGACTTTTGCCTTTTAAAAGGCCTTCAAAAGGAAAGCCAAACACTTTAAAAAGTCCTTTTTCCTTTCAAAAGTCCTTTTTTTCTCAAAAAAAGGAAccccaaacatgcccttaataCTTTGGAATATTCGTTAAAATGACATTTCTAGTCCGGATCCGGACTTACCGTATCGGATTTGGCTCAGAAACAGTTTAATCAGGTGTACTGGGCGGTTTAATCGGTTATAGGGGACGGTTCAACCGGTACAACCGGCCGATTGAAccgatttttaaaacattgaGTAGATTAATTGCGGCTTGAGACGGAGTCTTTGTAGACATAAGACTGATTATTATGGACCCACGCACGGTGATGTGATGGCTCAGGGGAGTGAGAGGGACCTTAAACACCAATTCACAGCAGCGTGAAAGTTATAGGTGTGGTGGGGATGAGGGCGTGAAGAAAAAAGTGAGAGAAAAAAAAGGAGATGAACTAAAAAATACTcacttttttcttttttatctATTTCACTTAATATTATTTTAAGGGATAATGAGTAGTGAAATTTATAAAACtattatacacaaaagataaaaAAGTGAGTAAAAGCTTATGACTACATAGAATTTATGTGACAGAAACTTTATAATGTAGCAAGGAAAAATTGTTAAACGGTAACACATAGCATAAAGTAATCGTTTGAATCGTCCCTACACTTCTACCCAACTAAAGATGTGCCATGTGTGCCTAAAAGTGAACATTTGAGTCTCATGATATCTTTGGCATTAAACATTGAACATTAATGCTATTAGCTTTTGTTGAATTGTGAACACTTTATGGTATTTATGACAACTTTATCTCCTTATTAGATTTAAGATCGTTGTGACTATCTACGAAAGTGGGTGAAGACTCCCTAACCCCTGAGTCGATCGGATGCTAGCTATGCGGCTCTTCTTCCTACTAGCTTTATGCACGTATGACCATCTCTAACAGGAGGCTTCTGAGGTGTTTGTTGAGTGAGGTGGAAGAGTCAAGATTGGGCAACAGGACATAACGAGAAAAAAGGCAAGCAGTAGCTCACACAGAAAAGTGCACATGTGGAAAAGGAATGATGGTTTGTAAGAGAGGAAAGAGAGAGCCTCCGTTGAAAGGGGAAAAAGGAAGGTTGGTTTTAGTTTGTCAATACGAACATTGGTTCACATGAAGTGTTTGTTAAGCTTGCAGGTGGAGGTGTTAGGTTGCAAGTGTGTTTATGTGTCCTCGCTTCCTCGGTTTTGTAGTAGTGGTTGAATGTGGGGTGTATTTGATTTGTAAGTGTGTTTAGGCGTCTTTCTTTCTATACTACCTTGAACCAAAAGTATAGGTGGCAAACGAACTCGAACTTGATTAACATACTTTAAaactaaggtggtgtttgttttccTAAAAAAGATCTGTGCAGGTTCTTCTGTCTGTTCCGCGTAAACCACGCACAGACATTGTCTTCTGAAGACTGATTGTTTTTCCAAAGACGTTTCTTGAAAAAACGTCTGCACAAGCTCTTCTTGGTTCAGACTTGGCCCAGCCACTTTTAAGATCTTCTAAGTCTGTAGacggttaaacaccaccacccaccaccaccgtccaccactgtctaccaccacccaccgtccacGCTCACCACCAACGTCCATACACCACCAtcagtttattttagaagtctataTACGTTAAagaaaaaataaacaaacttCTACTTGTAGACTGCAGAATTTTGGCCTACCAATGCCAATTAAGTTATATCTCATTAACAAAAATATTTGATTACATATTAATCATCTAATAATAATAACTCACCTAACAAAACTAATTATTACTATATGTTATTAAACGAATTGAAaagaatagtgattttaatattataataatatatagttttttaatattttcattattttaatattataataatatattgttttttaatactttattattttaatattataattatagttattttctttactttttaactttaatcattttcTTAATATCAGGGGGTAGGAATAAGCTttgtgtcaaccggtatcgaaccagtactcGTATCGcaaataccggtacggtcctgttcggtatcaaTACATGAAAgtaaaaaccggcactaatacagaaaacaccaaaagttggtgccgaattgatatttaaaatcttttggttcgggaaattcagtgctgctacccgataccatttgcttatccgtgatcacggttaccgtacgaacaacgatatcgtacaactttttttgttgattttcttcaacttttaatttttttctttttttagttttaggggtagggatgagctcggtgccaaccgatacagaatcagtactgataccgaaaataccgtttacggtaccggtatacgttggtaaaaaacggtagtgaacggtaccaggaacgccaaaagtcggtaccgaattggtacttaaggtCATTCGGTTCCGCAAATTTGGTATCGGTAtccagaacaatttgctcatctctgaccacgggtttcatacgaacaacatcgtcaccatacaactttttggttgattttctttcggttatcttttaatgtttttttctacattttttttttattcttgtcagcagttccgttcgcaacacgctcgtaatgatttcaaaacacatgtaaacacagattaaataacaaaagaaattcacCGCAACGCGGCGAACTTATTTAAACCTAGTTAAACTTGTAATATaaattaagagtaaactgccaacatggtccctaaggtttggtcacttttgccactttagtccaaaactcaaaccttttgaatctaggtctttgtggtttcagttttgttgccattttcatccaaaagcaaaatcttgtcagatttttcagttaacaaccagttttttttgtctttttcctcccttttaatcaAGGGCgaaatggtcagattttttttaatttgttataataaaaagttaaaagaCCATTTTCCCTTCATTAAAATGGGATGGAAAAAACAGAAaagttggatgttaactgaaaaatctaaccaaactttgatttttgatgaaaatgacaataaaattgaaaccatagaaacccacattcaaaaggtttgagttttggactaatgTGTCAAAAATAACAAAACCTCATGCACCATTTTGGTTGTTTACTCTTCAATTAATACGTAATAatcagtaataataataatgatcTAAATAGTAACAGTGAAAATCTAAAATCACATACTATAGAATTCAATTTTTACATTTGGTAGATTATGATTAATAAGGTGTAATTCATAAATAGGAGTAGAGTAACACTCGTTGTTTAAAAAAACAATGCTTTAATTAAAAcgattatttatataaatatcaAGAAATTAAGGTTTTATAAGTTTTAAGACCTAAAATTGACATTTTTATACGGCATAGACACATTGTATATATTTACTTGAAttaaaatacaaatacaaataagaAGTCGTGTCGGCGTGTCTATAGAGTCGTATAGTGGTAACTTAAATgtctaaaaaatatttaaaagtaaacttaaaattaatTTAGTGTAAACGCATTGTTTTAAGTTTTTCAGAATTGCTTTATATAtctaaataaataatataaaataaacttgTATTCTTAAAATGGAAAGTTAGTACAACAGGATAGAGTGACATTTTAAACTGTTATAGGGTGTGGGGATCATGGTTGGAACATGATTTGCaacctaggaacatgaatggaaggctacaccacccccttgattgatccaccatggtttgcatggattaaaccatggcaaccatggtcctcctttccatttttcaacaaataatttcctttttgtttagacaAAGATAATAAATAAGGGGCTAATGGTTTTGGTCATGACtatacccttagggtagtggttttggatggtgaaTTAAAGAGGAATTACATGGCactaacatggagggtcatggtggtcatgagggtcatgaccacaccctatagccttagtaccttagattgttattttgtataaaacatgaactaactatgtaattaattcatttaaataatataaaataaacttaatattttttttgttattccAGATAATTAGGATGGTTGTGTTGTGTTACATCATATAAACGTAAAATGAAATAATTCTTCGGATATTATCATGCACTAAACATGCAAATattgttatgaattttatttaattaattcaaAGAAGtatttaaacaaaaaataaataaatttgattGAAATAGGAGGATGTGTTACTGTCTAGCATTAATTCcaattttttattataatttagaTTTTGTAATTTGATATTGtcataaaaaaaaggaaaattggtatttaataaaccaacctttgcccagttggtaaataataatccaacctacagaattggtatataataatcctacctatcaatatgtttgttctcaatgaacctccgttagttttttttaattgaagttagtttttaagttttatttattacacaaacagtccctgtagttgtaatttactagttttaactattagtaaatagccaaaatggtccctgaggttaatagccacagcaccgccaccaccaccaccaccaccaccgccaccgccaccgccaccgccacagcaccgccacccccgcaccgccaccaccaccaccaccatcgccacagcACCTCCACCACCGTAACCATCGccacagcaccaccaccaccaccgcaccgccaccaccaccaccaccaccactgtcgcTAGAGCTGTTGGATCTGTGATGTTTTTTGTCAGTCATCGTCTGTTGCTGCATCTGAATTCAAACCCCTTAGGCGTCGATGATCAAAGacagagatggtggtggtggcggtgcggtggtggtggtggtggtggcagtgctctagcgatggtggtggtggtggtggcgatggtggtggtggtggtggcgatgcggtggtggtggtggtggcgggggtggtggtggtgatggtggtggtggcggtgctgtg encodes:
- the LOC110921307 gene encoding ATPase family AAA domain-containing protein 1, which translates into the protein MANSTDPKMKLIQNLIWYAASAAVSCWLLLAGVRHIENNREENKRTIEHRKQLFKRLGRPLIHTTPYEDMIACDVVNPDHIDVEFESIGGLESTKQSLYELAILPLRRPELFANGRLLSPQKGVLLFGPPGTGKTMLAKAIAKESGAVFINVRVSNLMSKWFGDAQKLVSAVFSLAYKLQPAIIFIDEVDSFLGQRRSSDNEVLTNMKTEFMTLWDGFTTDQNARVMVLAATNRPSDLDEAILRRLPMAFEIGKPGKSDRTKILKVTLKGERIDENIDFDYISSLCGGFTGSDIVELCKQAAYFPLKEFLQDEKDGKQTLEPRPLSQIDLEKAVDATRKAKIPTYVAGGSTYWSPRVDPVDNLDF